A genomic region of Lysinibacillus sp. 2017 contains the following coding sequences:
- a CDS encoding nitrous oxide reductase family maturation protein NosD: protein MPFQAFAHNHHEEAPIPSQKPHIKTGEKSALQKLIDATEPGGTLVLEKRSYRGSISISKPITIKGVEGTRIASLKTALTITNTENVVIENVVLQAEDVGIVATDINKLTLKNIKIEQGTAGIQISNGTDITFDNIAISGQDGHFSTKGHAIAIFNSANFQATGCDISSVMDGFYIEHVDNISLTENRITDGRYAVHMMYSDNVTLEHNDVKANMTGFMIMVANHVSIMNNMVEKNNSLNSLGVYTYDVEKVDFSNNALNENTVAMSIENTRKMVIKNNSFSANGTVIQAKRSGTLSIQDNEFYGNILSVRTDNEGVTLHHNYYDDYTGKDYDGDGIGDTHYIATNSFGQWMVRKPVYQYFIESPSVVTLNMMDTEVIDSNSLVIIDDQPIVMKKTMNTNFSMNGWQFIGSIVVLLVMIIVRRKLI, encoded by the coding sequence TTGCCTTTTCAAGCATTTGCACATAATCATCATGAGGAGGCACCAATCCCTTCACAAAAACCCCACATCAAAACTGGTGAGAAAAGTGCTTTACAGAAACTAATCGATGCGACAGAACCTGGGGGCACGCTTGTTTTAGAGAAACGTTCCTACCGAGGTTCTATTTCCATTTCAAAGCCCATCACCATTAAAGGGGTTGAAGGAACGCGTATTGCTTCTTTAAAAACAGCATTAACAATCACGAATACTGAAAATGTGGTCATTGAAAACGTAGTGTTACAGGCAGAAGATGTAGGCATTGTTGCAACGGATATTAATAAACTCACATTAAAAAACATTAAGATTGAACAAGGGACTGCTGGTATTCAAATCTCTAACGGTACGGATATAACGTTTGACAATATAGCGATTTCCGGGCAGGATGGCCATTTTTCAACAAAAGGACACGCTATTGCCATTTTTAATTCTGCTAATTTTCAAGCAACAGGGTGTGATATTTCTAGTGTAATGGACGGTTTTTATATAGAGCACGTGGATAATATTTCGCTTACGGAGAATCGAATTACAGATGGCCGCTATGCTGTTCATATGATGTACAGCGACAATGTGACATTAGAGCATAATGATGTAAAAGCCAATATGACAGGATTTATGATTATGGTTGCGAATCATGTTTCGATTATGAATAATATGGTTGAAAAAAATAACTCACTTAATAGTTTAGGTGTATACACGTATGACGTAGAAAAAGTAGATTTCAGTAACAATGCGTTAAATGAAAATACAGTTGCGATGTCTATTGAAAACACACGTAAAATGGTGATTAAAAATAATTCTTTTTCAGCAAATGGCACAGTGATACAAGCAAAACGTTCCGGTACATTAAGTATTCAAGATAATGAGTTTTACGGCAACATCTTATCGGTAAGAACGGATAATGAAGGTGTTACGCTACACCATAATTACTATGATGACTATACAGGCAAGGATTATGATGGCGACGGTATAGGTGATACCCACTATATTGCAACGAATTCCTTTGGCCAATGGATGGTGCGAAAGCCTGTTTATCAATACTTTATTGAATCTCCAAGCGTTGTAACGTTAAATATGATGGATACAGAAGTTATAGATAGTAATTCGCTTGTTATCATTGATGATCAGCCTATTGTGATGAAAAAAACTATGAACACTAACTTTTCAATGAATGGATGGCAGTTCATCGGTAGTATCGTTGTACTGCTTGTCATGATTATAGTAAGGAGAAAATTAATATGA
- a CDS encoding nitrous oxide reductase accessory protein NosL codes for MKSLKWSGLLFIICLLGACGDKTYEPRAINPETDVCYICNMSVTSVDFAAQAVLKNSDIVVFDDLGCLMDYIKQNGEEEIGAAYIRDTSSTKWLNIKDASYVYSKDYWTPMNYGVLAFASTEEAEQYTKEQPGEIIPYDKLLTFNWGVHEHE; via the coding sequence ATGAAATCATTAAAATGGAGCGGCCTCCTCTTCATTATTTGTCTATTAGGGGCGTGCGGCGACAAAACCTATGAACCCCGAGCAATTAATCCAGAAACGGATGTATGCTACATCTGTAATATGAGTGTAACAAGCGTTGATTTTGCAGCACAAGCTGTATTAAAAAATAGTGATATTGTCGTTTTTGACGACTTAGGCTGTTTAATGGACTATATCAAACAAAATGGAGAAGAAGAAATTGGGGCTGCGTATATTCGAGATACGTCTTCTACAAAATGGCTGAATATTAAAGATGCAAGCTATGTTTATTCTAAAGATTATTGGACACCGATGAATTACGGCGTACTTGCTTTCGCATCGACAGAGGAAGCAGAGCAATATACGAAAGAACAACCAGGTGAAATTATACCGTATGATAAATTATTAACTTTTAATTGGGGAGTTCATGAACACGAATGA
- a CDS encoding ABC transporter permease, with amino-acid sequence MILLECKQLLRSRWIQIVTVLFAIIFTAILMIQHLALPDTNGFTRQTASLLNILLFLLPLFMLTIGSMNIASDKESGWLGLLRTYPLKMGSYVVTKYMALCLVFAGIILFVFAVAFLVGSFFGGIKLPLFAIGITLLILFIFNAVSVLVGSIAKSRLHALAIGLGVWSVVSLLWSYMVMAIGTMTSENFLQKIVILSIHINPLEWIRYGYFFFSEQTAVLGPAFYGVSKFYASPLGFLFFIIISGLWIAFSLVSATVMLKIRGKRV; translated from the coding sequence ATGATCTTACTCGAATGTAAGCAGCTATTACGTAGTCGCTGGATACAAATTGTAACGGTTCTTTTTGCAATTATATTTACAGCGATTTTAATGATTCAACATTTAGCACTTCCAGATACAAACGGCTTTACACGTCAAACAGCATCATTATTAAATATATTATTATTTTTACTACCGTTATTTATGCTAACCATTGGTAGTATGAATATTGCTAGTGATAAAGAATCCGGCTGGCTCGGCTTGTTAAGAACTTATCCACTTAAAATGGGAAGCTATGTCGTTACGAAATATATGGCATTATGTCTTGTCTTTGCAGGAATTATCCTATTTGTTTTTGCTGTTGCCTTTTTAGTCGGTAGCTTCTTTGGTGGTATAAAATTGCCGTTATTTGCAATAGGCATTACCCTGCTAATATTATTTATATTTAATGCCGTAAGTGTACTTGTTGGGAGCATAGCAAAAAGCCGATTACATGCACTTGCAATAGGTTTAGGAGTTTGGTCTGTTGTAAGCTTGCTGTGGTCTTATATGGTCATGGCTATCGGTACAATGACGTCAGAAAATTTTTTACAAAAGATTGTCATTTTATCGATTCATATCAATCCACTTGAATGGATTCGCTATGGTTATTTTTTTTTTTCTGAACAAACGGCTGTTTTAGGTCCAGCCTTTTATGGTGTGTCGAAATTCTACGCATCGCCACTAGGCTTTTTGTTCTTTATCATTATTTCAGGTTTATGGATAGCCTTTTCATTAGTGAGTGCAACAGTGATGTTAAAGATAAGAGGTAAACGCGTATGA
- a CDS encoding ABC transporter ATP-binding protein has translation MTVQLQNVTKSFKAGRGIFDVSFDLKPGHITALVGSNGAGKSTIINILTNLLKPDSGQIIRETQDVRYMPDDIDFPDTLTAEEIIRFLGGLKKESPIRQSDLLEKVGLLEAKKLKVGQFSKGMRQRLNLAQSLMGDSTLYILDEPTNGLDPYWIANLKRMLEEERANNQIVLFSTHLLSFAEEIADQVILIHHGRILATGGIKQLLQEGNCTTLEQLWLQMTKQELSL, from the coding sequence ATGACAGTACAACTTCAAAATGTAACAAAATCATTTAAAGCGGGTCGTGGCATCTTTGATGTAAGCTTTGACTTAAAACCAGGACATATTACAGCATTAGTCGGTTCAAATGGTGCAGGGAAAAGTACGATTATTAATATTTTAACGAACTTATTAAAACCAGATAGTGGTCAAATCATACGAGAAACTCAGGATGTACGCTATATGCCAGATGATATTGATTTTCCTGATACGTTAACAGCGGAGGAAATTATTCGATTTCTTGGGGGTTTGAAAAAAGAATCTCCTATAAGACAAAGTGATTTATTAGAAAAAGTGGGTTTACTGGAAGCGAAAAAATTAAAGGTAGGTCAATTTTCTAAAGGCATGCGCCAGCGTTTAAATTTAGCGCAAAGCTTGATGGGAGATAGTACGCTTTATATTTTAGATGAACCAACAAATGGCCTCGACCCTTATTGGATTGCTAATTTAAAGAGGATGTTAGAAGAAGAACGTGCGAATAATCAAATTGTACTATTCTCTACTCACCTTTTGAGCTTTGCTGAAGAAATCGCCGATCAAGTGATTTTGATTCATCACGGACGCATTTTAGCTACGGGTGGAATCAAACAATTGTTACAAGAAGGAAATTGTACAACACTTGAACAGTTATGGCTTCAAATGACGAAACAAGAGCTTAGCTTATGA
- a CDS encoding peroxiredoxin gives MKKWLTGILVVVVVIFVGFELMDTFQESKDREPIRTMQATDFSLPTLTGKEMSLSSVQGKVVILNFWASWCEPCNIEMPHLQSFYEKYQTDVEILAINVTSKDSEVAVKKFVDQYDLTFPILLDASGDISTMYGAFSIPMTIILNRNGEIEQEIVGPVEEELLEKYIQPSL, from the coding sequence ATGAAGAAGTGGTTAACTGGAATATTGGTCGTGGTTGTTGTGATTTTTGTAGGTTTCGAATTAATGGATACGTTTCAGGAATCAAAGGATCGCGAGCCTATTCGTACAATGCAAGCGACAGATTTCTCTTTACCAACCCTTACAGGCAAAGAAATGTCACTTTCATCTGTACAAGGAAAAGTTGTTATTTTAAACTTTTGGGCATCTTGGTGTGAACCATGTAACATTGAAATGCCTCATTTACAGTCTTTCTATGAAAAATATCAAACGGATGTGGAGATTTTAGCGATCAATGTCACAAGTAAGGATAGCGAAGTAGCTGTAAAAAAATTCGTCGATCAATATGATTTAACCTTCCCTATTTTGCTAGACGCATCAGGTGATATTAGTACGATGTATGGAGCTTTTTCCATTCCGATGACCATTATCTTGAATCGAAACGGCGAAATAGAGCAAGAAATAGTAGGACCAGTGGAAGAAGAGCTATTGGAGAAATATATACAACCATCTTTATAA